A single region of the Branchiostoma lanceolatum isolate klBraLanc5 chromosome 1, klBraLanc5.hap2, whole genome shotgun sequence genome encodes:
- the LOC136428511 gene encoding angiopoietin-2-like: MVGHLTSMEGHQTSKVDRLTSMVGHLTSMVDTLLSKVAAPPVYGDCAAAKASGQTTSGVYTLGSLPSGVQAYCDMDTDGGGWTVIQRRQDGSVPFNRTWEEYKQGFGDNNGEYWLGNENIHLLTQQKSYTLRIDMSDWEGESRFAVYSTFRVAGESDGYRLTIDGYSGDAGDTMTGSPSNNGQKFSTVDRDNDASSSDHCSQDWGGEGGWWFSVCGGSNLNGRYLGNCGNCQGAQGVVWYHWKGNWYSMKSVSMKIRP, from the exons ATGGTGGGTCACCTGACATCGATGGAGGGTCACCAGACGTCGAAGGTGGACCGCCTGACGTCGATGGTGGGTCACCTGACATCGATGGTGGACACTCTGCTCTCCAAGGTGGCTGCACCTCCTGTTTATG GCGATTGTGCTGCAGCTAAAGCCTCCGGACAGACGACCAGTGGAGTCTACACACTTGGCTCCCTCCCGTCCGGTGTACAGGCCTACTGTGACATGGATACAGATG GAGGCGGCTGGACTGTGATCCAGCGGCGGCAGGACGGGTCGGTTCCCTTCAACCGGACCTGGGAGGAGTACAAACAGGGCTTTGGGGACAACAACGGGGAGTACTGGCTTGGGAACGAGAACATCCACCTCCTGACCCAACAGAAGAGCTACACGCTGCGGATCGACATGTCTGATTGGGAAGGGGAGAGCCGCTTCGCGGTGTACAGCACGTTTAG GGTGGCCGGTGAGTCCGACGGGTACCGCCTGACCATTGACGGGTACTCAGGAGACGCGGGAGACACCATGACTGGTAGTCCCTCCAACAACGGGCAGAAGTTCTCCACTGTGGACAGGGACAACGATGCCAGCAGCAGTGACCATTGTTCTCAGGACTGGGGAGGGGAGGGCGGCTGGTGGTTTAGCGTCTGCGGCGGCTCCAACCTGAACGGCCGCTACCTGGGCAACTGTGGGAACTGTCAAGGAGCGCAAGGTGTGGTGTGGTACCACTGGAAGGGAAACTGGTACTCCATGAAGTCTGTGTCTATGAAAATCAGGCCATGA